A stretch of Diabrotica undecimpunctata isolate CICGRU unplaced genomic scaffold, icDiaUnde3 ctg00000568.1, whole genome shotgun sequence DNA encodes these proteins:
- the LOC140431101 gene encoding uncharacterized protein, producing the protein MEKVPEVFLEFTSDQEACEASFQNSIKIIENKYQVNLPLKQENINLGNSFAVALKRFENLEKRFVLNPTLYFDYKKFIDEYIQLGHAKIVHYDPKILNNGEVYFMAHHPVIREDKKTTKLRIVFDGSIKSKSKKCLNDFLYNGAVVQNELFDILILFRIYKYIISTDIKQMFRMILIHPEDRRYLNILWREPHSELKCIQLQTITYGLRSSSFLATRCLVELANTEGQNFPLAAKALINNTYVDDILAGSDTIEEAKKLKNELIYLLQLRSFSLHKWCSNDPRIISDIPKENQHFDEIDINKINFVVKTLGLSYDTITDNFKLSSPKININDCLTKRQVLSFISKFYDPLGLAGPVLVKAKVIMQTIWLRKIKWDEVLPNDLQEIWKNFITGLINMPVLKIPRN; encoded by the coding sequence ATGGAAAAGGTTCCTGAAGTATTCTTAGAATTTACAAGTGATCAGGAAGCTTGTGAGGCtagttttcaaaattcaataaaaataatcgaAAACAAATATCAAGTTAATCTGCctctaaaacaagaaaatattaatttaggTAACTCTTTTGCTGTAGCTCTTAAGAGATTTGAAAACTTAGAGAAAAGGTTTGTTCTAAACCCAACTCTATACTTTGATTATAAAAAATTCATAGATGAATATATTCAACTTGGTCATGCTAAAATTGTTCATTATGatccaaaaattttaaataatggcGAGGTTTATTTTATGGCTCACCATCCAGTAATAAGAGAGGATAAGAAGACTACAAAATTAAGAATAGTTTTTGACGGTAGTATTAAATCTAAGAGCAAAAAGTGCTTAAATGATTTTCTATATAATGGTGCTGTTGTACAAAATGAACTATTTGATATATTAATCCTATttagaatttataaatatattatatctaCTGATATTAAACAAATGTTTAGAATGATACTTATTCACCCTGAAGACAGaagatatttaaatatattatggaGAGAACCACATAGTGAGCTAAAGTGTATCCAGTTGCAAACAATAACATATGGGTTACGAAGCTCATCGTTTCTAGCTACTAGATGTTTAGTCGAACTAGCCAATACAGAAGGACAAAATTTTCCTTTGGCAGCTAAAGCATTAATAAATAATACCTATGTAGATGACATCCTAGCAGGAAGTGATACTATAGAAGAAGCAAAGAAACTTAAAAATGAACTAATTTATCTTTTGCAACTAAGGTCATTTTCCTTGCACAAGTGGTGTTCAAACGATCCAAGAATAATAAGTGATATCCCCAaagaaaatcaacattttgatgAAATTGACATAAATAAAATCAACTTTGTTGTAAAAACATTAGGTTTATCATATGATACCATTACTGATAATTTTAAACTGTCATCGCCAAAAATTAATATCAATGACTGTCTAACAAAAAGACAGGTATTAAGCtttatatcaaaattttatgATCCTTTAGGATTAGCAGGTCCAGTGTTAGTCAAAGCAAAAGTTATAATGCAGACAATTTGGCTTCGTAAAATTAAATGGGATGAGGTACTGCCTAATGATTTGCaggaaatttggaaaaattttattaCTGGTCTAATAAATATGCCAGTTTTAAAAATTCCAAGAAATTAG